Proteins from one Mycobacterium adipatum genomic window:
- a CDS encoding cutinase family protein, whose amino-acid sequence MSVGRIARFLGSGALIASGMVAAATAPAATAEPCPDVEVVFARGTAEAPGVGGTGQAFVDALRAQTPGKSVSVYPVNYPASDNFGDRIAFAQNVVEGVRDAGNHIQATAAACPDTRVVLGGFSQGAVVAGYVTAAAIPDGIPAEYVSSIPNPLPDDVSDHVAAVVLMGNPSEAFLRQFGAPLSSIGPRYAPKTVELCAPGDTICDGTPGAMPSLAHAMYPMNGMTNEAAAYAAAKV is encoded by the coding sequence ATGAGTGTTGGTCGAATCGCGCGGTTTCTCGGGTCCGGCGCCCTGATCGCCTCGGGCATGGTGGCCGCCGCCACGGCGCCCGCCGCCACCGCGGAACCTTGCCCCGATGTCGAAGTCGTCTTCGCCCGCGGAACCGCCGAGGCACCCGGGGTCGGCGGCACCGGCCAGGCATTCGTCGACGCGTTACGCGCGCAGACGCCCGGCAAGTCGGTGTCGGTGTACCCGGTGAACTATCCCGCCAGCGACAACTTCGGTGACCGAATCGCCTTCGCCCAGAACGTGGTCGAAGGCGTTCGGGATGCCGGAAACCATATCCAGGCGACCGCCGCGGCGTGCCCGGACACTCGGGTGGTACTCGGCGGCTTTTCTCAGGGCGCGGTGGTGGCCGGATATGTCACCGCCGCCGCGATCCCCGACGGCATACCCGCCGAGTATGTGTCGTCCATTCCGAATCCGCTGCCCGACGACGTGTCCGACCACGTCGCCGCGGTGGTACTGATGGGCAACCCATCCGAGGCGTTCCTCAGGCAGTTCGGTGCACCGCTGAGCAGCATCGGGCCCCGGTATGCGCCCAAGACCGTGGAACTGTGCGCACCCGGTGACACGATCTGTGACGGCACACCCGGTGCGATGCCGTCCCTCGCACACGCCATGTACCCGATGAACGGGATGACCAACGAGGCCGCGGCGTACGCCGCAGCCAAGGTGTAG
- a CDS encoding putative quinol monooxygenase, with the protein MENVAGYIVAGHIVVEPGDRDTYLAGCISVVRAARQANGCLDFAVSADPVEPGRVNVYERWQSRAAVEEFRGSGPSEELGAAISEVVVSEYEVVQVRNLS; encoded by the coding sequence GTGGAGAACGTCGCCGGATACATCGTCGCCGGACACATCGTTGTCGAACCGGGAGATCGGGACACCTACCTGGCCGGCTGCATCAGCGTCGTGCGAGCGGCGCGACAGGCGAACGGCTGCCTGGACTTCGCCGTCTCCGCCGACCCGGTGGAGCCCGGCCGGGTCAATGTCTACGAGCGCTGGCAATCGCGGGCCGCCGTCGAGGAGTTCCGGGGCAGCGGCCCCTCCGAAGAGCTCGGCGCGGCCATATCGGAGGTGGTGGTGTCCGAGTACGAAGTCGTGCAGGTGCGGAATCTGAGCTGA
- a CDS encoding cutinase family protein — protein sequence MATTMSYIRRSHRVAYLSAAALFLVATMGPLTAAKAFAANGEPCPDVEVVFARGTFEAPGVGATGQAFVDALTNRLGGESVDVYGVNYPASLDFEAATAGIADASNRIETMAANCPDTKIVLGGYSQGAAVAGYTTFDTIPAGLTLPDNIGPMPASVSPHVAAVALFGTPDNWFLNLVDHDAPPVTVGAQYAAKTVQLCAQGDPVCFPGGLDRSAHSSYKSNGMAQQAADFVANAIAAGPTPTSAT from the coding sequence ATGGCCACCACGATGTCGTACATCCGCCGATCACACCGCGTCGCCTACCTGAGCGCCGCCGCGCTGTTCCTGGTCGCGACCATGGGGCCGTTGACGGCCGCGAAAGCCTTTGCGGCCAATGGAGAACCGTGCCCGGATGTCGAGGTGGTCTTCGCCCGCGGCACGTTCGAGGCACCGGGTGTCGGGGCCACCGGACAGGCGTTCGTCGATGCGCTCACCAACCGGCTGGGTGGCGAATCCGTGGACGTCTACGGGGTGAATTATCCTGCTTCACTGGACTTTGAGGCCGCCACCGCCGGTATCGCCGACGCCAGCAACAGGATTGAGACCATGGCAGCGAACTGCCCGGACACCAAGATCGTCCTGGGCGGGTACTCGCAGGGCGCGGCGGTGGCCGGCTACACCACCTTCGACACCATCCCCGCCGGACTCACACTGCCGGACAATATCGGCCCGATGCCGGCATCGGTCTCCCCCCACGTGGCGGCCGTGGCGCTGTTCGGCACTCCCGACAATTGGTTCCTCAACCTCGTCGACCATGACGCACCGCCGGTCACGGTGGGCGCGCAGTATGCGGCCAAGACCGTGCAATTGTGCGCCCAGGGCGATCCGGTCTGCTTCCCCGGCGGCCTGGACCGCAGCGCCCACAGTTCCTACAAGTCCAACGGCATGGCCCAGCAGGCCGCCGATTTCGTGGCCAACGCCATCGCTGCCGGGCCGACGCCGACGTCGGCCACCTGA
- a CDS encoding nitroreductase has product MNVYEAVHSRRAVRGFTDDPVPLEVLERVLTAAAWAPSGSNIQPWHSYVVTGAPLAQLKKVAVERVVAGDPWDDREFQMYPPDLKPPYRDRRSRFGKERYAALGIAREDWEARQRAAIGNWECFGAPAALFCFIDRGMGRPQWADLGMYLQTVMLLLRAEGLHSCPQMAWSQVRASVEEALTPPPELMLFCGVSIGYDDPAVDHIRTMRAPLDETVTFVGDAT; this is encoded by the coding sequence GTGAACGTGTACGAAGCTGTCCACAGTCGTCGGGCGGTGCGCGGGTTCACCGACGACCCCGTACCGCTGGAGGTATTGGAACGGGTGCTCACCGCCGCCGCCTGGGCACCGTCGGGATCCAACATCCAGCCCTGGCACAGCTATGTCGTCACCGGCGCGCCGCTGGCACAGCTCAAGAAGGTCGCTGTGGAACGGGTGGTCGCCGGCGACCCGTGGGACGACCGCGAATTCCAGATGTATCCGCCGGATCTGAAGCCGCCCTACCGTGATCGCCGGTCCAGGTTCGGCAAGGAGCGCTACGCCGCGCTGGGGATCGCGCGCGAGGATTGGGAGGCGCGTCAACGCGCGGCCATCGGCAACTGGGAGTGCTTCGGGGCGCCCGCTGCGCTGTTCTGCTTCATCGACCGGGGCATGGGCCGGCCGCAGTGGGCCGACCTCGGAATGTACCTGCAGACCGTCATGCTGTTGTTGCGTGCCGAAGGTCTGCACAGCTGTCCGCAGATGGCGTGGTCGCAGGTTCGCGCCTCGGTCGAGGAAGCCCTGACTCCGCCACCGGAGCTCATGCTTTTCTGCGGGGTGTCGATCGGATACGACGATCCGGCCGTCGACCACATCCGCACGATGCGCGCACCGCTGGACGAGACAGTGACCTTCGTCGGGGATGCCACGTGA
- a CDS encoding cutinase family protein, producing MTMRVQIRSGCALLAAALVTGTGTLLGWSPRASAEPCADVEVVFARGTTERPGAGSVGNAFTEALRNQVGGKTVGLYPVNYPANHDWPTSVIGVNDAGNRIRQLAADCPDTKVVLGGFSQGAAVAQLVTADAPAIPPNSFAFGATTPLAADVADRVDAVVLFGKPNDRFLFLIGQPYVPVGAAFAAKTLDLCAINDPICSGGLDPVAHNLYTANGMVTEAATFAAARV from the coding sequence ATGACGATGCGAGTTCAGATCAGGTCGGGCTGCGCGCTGCTGGCGGCGGCCTTGGTGACCGGCACGGGCACGCTGTTGGGCTGGTCACCGCGTGCATCGGCCGAGCCCTGTGCCGATGTGGAGGTCGTGTTCGCCAGGGGCACCACCGAACGCCCGGGCGCCGGGAGCGTCGGCAATGCCTTCACCGAGGCACTGCGCAATCAGGTCGGCGGCAAAACCGTCGGGCTCTACCCGGTCAACTATCCCGCGAACCACGATTGGCCGACATCGGTGATCGGTGTCAACGACGCCGGCAACCGCATCCGCCAACTCGCCGCGGATTGCCCCGACACGAAGGTGGTGCTCGGCGGCTTCTCGCAGGGTGCGGCGGTCGCCCAGCTCGTCACTGCCGACGCCCCGGCGATACCGCCGAATTCGTTCGCGTTCGGCGCGACGACACCGCTGGCCGCCGACGTCGCCGACCGCGTCGACGCCGTCGTGTTGTTCGGAAAGCCCAATGATCGGTTCCTCTTCCTGATCGGGCAGCCCTACGTCCCGGTCGGTGCGGCGTTCGCCGCCAAGACGCTGGACCTGTGCGCCATCAACGACCCGATTTGCTCCGGCGGCCTGGACCCGGTGGCACACAACCTGTACACGGCAAACGGCATGGTGACCGAGGCTGCCACGTTCGCCGCCGCGAGGGTGTGA
- a CDS encoding Crp/Fnr family transcriptional regulator yields the protein MNAVLARTAIFQDVDPDAMSALEGELEWITFRRNHTVFTEGEPGDRLYVLVEGKVKIGKRSADGRESLIAVMGPGETFGELALFDPGPRTATVTTLTEVRVAAVARHALSGWISERPEISEQLLRVLARRLRRTNDDLCDMIFTDVPGRVAKQLLDLAKRFGKTEGDVLRVDHELTQLELAQLVGSSRETINKALSEFANRGWIRQQGKTVFVLEPAKLARRAR from the coding sequence TTGAACGCGGTTCTGGCGCGCACGGCCATTTTTCAGGATGTCGACCCGGACGCGATGTCGGCGCTGGAAGGTGAGCTGGAGTGGATCACGTTCCGCCGCAATCACACCGTGTTCACCGAAGGCGAACCCGGGGATCGCCTGTATGTCCTCGTGGAGGGCAAGGTGAAGATCGGTAAGCGCTCGGCGGATGGGCGCGAGAGCCTCATTGCGGTGATGGGTCCGGGTGAGACGTTCGGCGAGCTCGCGCTGTTCGACCCCGGGCCCCGGACCGCGACGGTGACCACGCTGACCGAGGTACGGGTGGCCGCGGTGGCCCGGCACGCGCTGAGTGGCTGGATTTCCGAACGCCCGGAGATCTCCGAGCAGCTGCTGCGTGTCCTGGCACGGCGGCTGCGCCGCACCAACGACGATCTGTGCGACATGATCTTCACCGATGTTCCCGGGCGGGTCGCCAAGCAACTACTCGACCTCGCCAAGCGATTCGGCAAGACCGAGGGCGATGTGCTGCGGGTGGATCACGAGCTCACACAACTCGAACTCGCGCAGCTGGTCGGTTCGTCCCGCGAAACGATCAACAAGGCGCTCTCGGAGTTCGCGAATCGGGGCTGGATCCGTCAGCAGGGAAAGACGGTGTTCGTCCTCGAACCTGCGAAACTCGCCCGCCGGGCGCGGTAG
- a CDS encoding FKBP-type peptidyl-prolyl cis-trans isomerase — protein MCRAGSVANVNCSRVPSSIALLAGAAAIAVTVSACGSDTQSAASTSASTTNDVFDLPATADATTPAASPCPSAAPATPGAPEWTLSGATGSIAVTGSTDTAAPVVDVQGPFSVTETQVQTLKAGDGPVVPETATVSVCYMGVNGRDGSVFDSSYQSGSPVDFPLDGVIPGFQKAIAGQKVGSTVAVAMTSADGYAEGQPAAGIQKGDTLIFAIKILEASN, from the coding sequence ATGTGTCGCGCCGGTAGCGTGGCGAACGTGAATTGTTCCCGCGTCCCTTCCTCCATCGCACTCCTCGCCGGTGCTGCAGCCATCGCCGTCACGGTGTCGGCATGCGGTTCCGACACCCAGAGCGCGGCCTCGACCAGCGCATCGACCACCAACGACGTGTTCGACCTCCCGGCCACCGCGGATGCGACCACGCCCGCGGCGAGCCCGTGCCCGTCGGCCGCCCCGGCAACTCCCGGCGCACCGGAATGGACGCTGTCGGGAGCAACCGGCAGCATCGCGGTCACGGGCTCCACCGATACCGCCGCACCGGTGGTGGACGTGCAAGGCCCGTTCAGCGTCACCGAGACCCAGGTCCAGACCCTGAAGGCCGGCGACGGCCCGGTGGTCCCGGAGACCGCGACCGTTTCGGTCTGCTACATGGGCGTCAACGGACGCGACGGCTCGGTCTTCGACAGCAGCTACCAGAGCGGCTCGCCCGTCGACTTCCCCCTCGACGGAGTCATCCCGGGCTTCCAGAAGGCCATCGCGGGTCAGAAGGTCGGTTCCACCGTGGCCGTCGCCATGACCTCCGCGGACGGCTATGCCGAAGGCCAGCCCGCCGCGGGAATCCAAAAAGGCGACACCCTGATCTTCGCCATCAAGATCCTGGAGGCCTCGAACTAG
- a CDS encoding DUF5701 family protein, giving the protein MTPTDQLDALLAAGLAETAAITVDELRGYATSLPDEPDAVLAVHPRLLPARSLAELLRHHGKAGFVVADLTDLSEFGPIADVAIPDAPLYLIHGVDRGDDLRNWSPDESLPEILARGRTPLTISEGISWLLQKPKALESNHCFMTIASRKLSRRGYDARTPAIWISGGTGRDGAHNRGAPKVGWCWAGNRHTWLGMASAARRTCA; this is encoded by the coding sequence ATGACCCCGACAGATCAACTCGATGCGTTACTCGCCGCCGGCCTCGCAGAGACGGCCGCCATCACGGTCGACGAACTACGCGGCTATGCAACGTCGCTGCCCGACGAACCGGATGCCGTCCTCGCCGTACACCCCCGGTTGCTGCCGGCACGCTCGCTGGCCGAGCTGCTGCGGCACCATGGCAAGGCGGGTTTCGTCGTGGCCGACCTCACCGATCTATCCGAGTTCGGCCCGATCGCCGACGTCGCCATCCCGGACGCACCGCTGTACCTGATCCACGGTGTCGACCGGGGCGACGATCTGCGCAACTGGAGCCCCGATGAATCCCTGCCGGAAATACTGGCCAGGGGCCGCACCCCGCTGACCATCAGCGAGGGCATCAGCTGGCTCCTGCAGAAACCCAAAGCCCTTGAGAGCAATCACTGTTTCATGACGATCGCGTCCCGCAAGCTGTCCAGGCGCGGCTACGACGCAAGGACGCCCGCAATCTGGATCAGCGGCGGAACGGGGCGCGACGGGGCCCACAACCGTGGGGCTCCCAAGGTGGGCTGGTGCTGGGCCGGCAATCGGCACACCTGGCTGGGCATGGCCTCCGCTGCGCGGCGAACCTGCGCCTAG
- a CDS encoding TetR/AcrR family transcriptional regulator has translation MTDPVRMLQLLWSQDRPTGRSGLSLGVIVRAGSDIARTDGVGAVTMRRVAAELGVATMNLYSHVPGKAELLELMLDAHAGAVYDGSDLPSARADWRAAALYVAERNFETAVALPWTLQVSTDRLVPGPGMTAKYEAELAVFEGIGLSDVQMDHALTGLLGLASAMARHQVGLQRARAASNRDDNQWWQQVGPALATAMRGRQFPLASRVGTAASMAANASADPKAALTYTATLLLDGLAPGRA, from the coding sequence GTGACGGACCCGGTGCGGATGCTGCAGCTGCTGTGGTCACAAGACCGGCCCACCGGGCGTTCCGGGCTGTCACTCGGGGTCATCGTGCGCGCCGGTAGCGACATCGCCCGGACCGACGGGGTGGGCGCGGTCACGATGCGCCGCGTCGCAGCGGAACTCGGCGTCGCCACGATGAACCTGTACTCGCACGTTCCGGGGAAGGCCGAGCTGCTGGAGCTGATGCTGGATGCCCACGCCGGCGCGGTCTACGACGGCAGCGACCTGCCCTCGGCGCGAGCGGACTGGCGTGCCGCCGCGCTCTACGTGGCCGAACGCAACTTCGAGACCGCGGTGGCTCTGCCCTGGACGCTGCAGGTCTCCACTGATCGGTTGGTTCCCGGACCGGGGATGACCGCCAAGTACGAGGCCGAGCTCGCGGTGTTCGAGGGTATCGGGCTGTCCGATGTGCAGATGGACCATGCCTTGACCGGCCTACTCGGACTCGCTTCGGCGATGGCCCGACATCAGGTCGGGCTGCAGCGCGCCCGCGCCGCGAGCAACCGCGATGACAACCAGTGGTGGCAGCAGGTAGGCCCGGCGCTGGCCACCGCGATGCGCGGGCGGCAGTTCCCGCTGGCCTCGCGCGTAGGTACGGCGGCCTCGATGGCGGCGAACGCGTCCGCGGACCCGAAAGCGGCGCTCACCTACACCGCGACGCTGCTACTCGACGGCTTGGCACCCGGGCGCGCCTGA
- a CDS encoding SRPBCC family protein, protein MAKVNVSVSSELTPDQAWKLASDLQRFDEWLTIFAGWRSPPPAVIEQGTKVSSLIKVKGFRNTIHWCVTDYDEPRRIQLQGRGLGGVRIALTMTVAEYRPGSTFHLVADLAGGLLSGPVGALVARVITADVRNSVQNLSALR, encoded by the coding sequence ATGGCGAAAGTCAACGTGTCGGTGTCATCGGAGCTGACACCGGACCAGGCCTGGAAACTGGCGTCCGATTTGCAGCGGTTCGATGAATGGTTGACCATCTTCGCCGGATGGCGCAGCCCACCGCCCGCGGTCATCGAACAGGGCACCAAGGTGTCCTCGCTGATCAAGGTCAAAGGCTTCCGAAACACAATCCATTGGTGTGTCACCGATTACGACGAACCGCGCAGGATCCAACTGCAGGGTCGCGGCTTGGGCGGCGTGCGGATTGCGCTGACCATGACGGTGGCCGAATACCGGCCGGGGTCGACCTTTCACCTGGTTGCCGATCTTGCCGGCGGTCTGCTCAGCGGACCGGTGGGAGCGCTGGTCGCCAGGGTCATCACCGCCGATGTACGGAACTCGGTGCAGAATCTGAGCGCGCTGCGCTGA
- a CDS encoding phosphotransferase: protein MHFWHGGRLDDRQDALVRTWLPGLRLRADMSWGPAGTAVLDVDSAVGRVVIKAGGASNHHIDREIEAFRGFTAPLTRNGTASRLLHHDRDAKLLVIAYLDGSLVQGSAAEFSPDTYVQAGRLARTLHGQAQRVDATWDREAVSKSLAWLDKPHHIPPEVATRLRSVLGAHTAGPVVVVPTHGDWQPRNWLVAGGTVKVIDFGRFAWRPAISDFCRLAAQQWRGDPRLETAFFAGYGDDPRTPDRWRMVALHEAIGTAVWACQVGDEPFERQGHRMITEALTLF, encoded by the coding sequence GTGCACTTCTGGCATGGCGGACGGCTCGACGATCGGCAGGACGCACTGGTTCGAACCTGGCTGCCGGGCCTTCGGCTCCGGGCCGATATGAGTTGGGGGCCCGCGGGCACGGCGGTGCTGGACGTCGACTCCGCAGTCGGGCGGGTGGTCATCAAGGCCGGGGGCGCGTCCAACCACCACATCGACCGCGAGATCGAGGCGTTCCGCGGTTTCACCGCCCCACTGACCCGTAACGGCACCGCGTCCCGCTTGCTGCACCACGACCGCGACGCGAAACTTCTGGTCATCGCCTACCTGGACGGTTCGCTCGTGCAAGGGTCGGCGGCCGAGTTCTCCCCCGACACCTACGTCCAGGCCGGGCGGCTGGCGCGGACGCTGCACGGACAAGCGCAGCGTGTGGATGCCACCTGGGATCGCGAGGCGGTCTCCAAATCCCTTGCATGGCTGGACAAGCCGCACCACATACCGCCAGAGGTGGCGACCCGGCTACGTAGCGTTCTCGGTGCCCACACGGCAGGACCTGTGGTCGTGGTGCCGACACACGGCGACTGGCAACCTCGCAACTGGCTCGTCGCGGGCGGCACGGTGAAGGTGATCGATTTCGGGCGATTCGCGTGGCGTCCCGCGATCAGCGACTTCTGCCGGCTGGCCGCCCAGCAGTGGCGCGGGGACCCGCGGCTGGAGACGGCGTTCTTCGCCGGTTACGGCGACGACCCGCGGACGCCCGACCGGTGGCGGATGGTCGCGCTGCATGAAGCGATCGGCACCGCGGTGTGGGCCTGCCAGGTCGGCGACGAGCCGTTCGAGCGTCAAGGGCACCGGATGATCACCGAGGCCCTGACGTTGTTTTGA
- a CDS encoding Fur family transcriptional regulator, which produces MAHAPESRTMLRAAGLRVTRPRLIVMDVVENNPHADTETIFNAARRELPDISRQTVYDVLNALTAVGLARRIQPAGATARYESRVGDNHHHVVCRSCGTIADIDCAVGETPCLTASDDLGFDIDEAEVIYWGLCPDCVNTRTT; this is translated from the coding sequence ATGGCTCACGCTCCGGAAAGCAGGACGATGCTGCGGGCGGCCGGACTGCGCGTCACCCGGCCGCGCCTGATCGTGATGGACGTTGTGGAGAACAATCCGCACGCCGATACCGAGACGATCTTCAATGCCGCGCGCCGGGAGCTTCCCGACATTTCGCGCCAGACCGTGTACGACGTCCTCAATGCATTGACCGCCGTCGGGCTCGCCCGGCGCATCCAGCCGGCCGGCGCTACCGCCCGTTACGAATCGCGGGTCGGAGACAACCATCATCACGTGGTGTGCCGATCGTGCGGCACCATCGCCGACATCGACTGTGCGGTCGGCGAAACGCCGTGCCTGACCGCCTCCGATGACCTGGGTTTCGATATCGACGAGGCCGAGGTCATCTACTGGGGTCTGTGCCCCGATTGTGTGAACACCCGAACCACCTGA